In Carya illinoinensis cultivar Pawnee chromosome 10, C.illinoinensisPawnee_v1, whole genome shotgun sequence, one DNA window encodes the following:
- the LOC122279239 gene encoding derlin-2.2-like isoform X2 — MSSGVSSPISCTSGRWVTLFSFNLSMFILDLDFLFHMFFLARYCKLLEENSFRGRTADFFYMLLFGATVLTGIVLIGGTIPYLSESFAKIIFLSNSLTFMMVYVWSKQNPFIHMSFLGLFTFTAAYLPWVLLGFSVLVGASAWVDLLGMIAGHAYYFLEDVYPRMTDRRPLRTPSFIKALFADEYVVVARPANVQFAPPPADDVLQG; from the exons ATGAGTTCTGGCGTCTCATCACCAATTTCTTGTACTTCCGGAAGATGGGTAACTCTTTTCAGCTTCAATCTTTCAATGTTTATTCTCg ACTTGGACTTTTTGTTTCATATGTTCTTTCTTGCTCGATACTGCAAGCTCCTTGAAGAGAACTCATTCAGGGGAAGGACAGCTGATTTCTTTTACATGCTGTTATTTGGTGCCACTGTTTTAACTGGAATTGTTCTTATCGGGGGCACTATACCTTATTTGTCAGAGTCGtttgcaaaaattatattccTTAGCAATTCATTGACATTCATGATG GTCTATGTGTGGAGCAAGCAAAATCCTTTCATACATATGAGTTTCTTGGGCCTTTTTACTTTCACAGCGGCTTATCTACCATGG GTTCTTTTGGGATTCTCTGTTCTTGTTGGTGCTAGTGCATGGGTGGATCTACTG ggAATGATTGCTGGCCATGCCTACTATTTTCTTGAAGATGTGTATCCACGAATGACAGATCGCCGGCCTTTAAGAACTCCATCATTTATTAAAGCTCTATTTGCAGATGAGTATGTTGTTGTGGCACGGCCTGCAAATGTGCAATTTGCTCCACCACCTGCAGATGATGTCCTCCAAGGTTGA
- the LOC122279239 gene encoding derlin-2.2-like isoform X1 — protein MAQAVEEWYKQMPVITRSYLTAVIVTTVGCSLDIISPYKLYLNPVLVVKQYEFWRLITNFLYFRKMDLDFLFHMFFLARYCKLLEENSFRGRTADFFYMLLFGATVLTGIVLIGGTIPYLSESFAKIIFLSNSLTFMMVYVWSKQNPFIHMSFLGLFTFTAAYLPWVLLGFSVLVGASAWVDLLGMIAGHAYYFLEDVYPRMTDRRPLRTPSFIKALFADEYVVVARPANVQFAPPPADDVLQG, from the exons ATGGCTCAGGCAGTCGAGGAATGGTATAAGCAGATGCCTGTCATCACCCGCTCGTATCTCACAGCCGTTATTGTCACCACCGTCGGTTGCTCCCTCGAc ATAATATCACCATATAAGCTGTACTTGAATCCAGTGCTAGTGGTCAAGCAATATGAGTTCTGGCGTCTCATCACCAATTTCTTGTACTTCCGGAAGATGG ACTTGGACTTTTTGTTTCATATGTTCTTTCTTGCTCGATACTGCAAGCTCCTTGAAGAGAACTCATTCAGGGGAAGGACAGCTGATTTCTTTTACATGCTGTTATTTGGTGCCACTGTTTTAACTGGAATTGTTCTTATCGGGGGCACTATACCTTATTTGTCAGAGTCGtttgcaaaaattatattccTTAGCAATTCATTGACATTCATGATG GTCTATGTGTGGAGCAAGCAAAATCCTTTCATACATATGAGTTTCTTGGGCCTTTTTACTTTCACAGCGGCTTATCTACCATGG GTTCTTTTGGGATTCTCTGTTCTTGTTGGTGCTAGTGCATGGGTGGATCTACTG ggAATGATTGCTGGCCATGCCTACTATTTTCTTGAAGATGTGTATCCACGAATGACAGATCGCCGGCCTTTAAGAACTCCATCATTTATTAAAGCTCTATTTGCAGATGAGTATGTTGTTGTGGCACGGCCTGCAAATGTGCAATTTGCTCCACCACCTGCAGATGATGTCCTCCAAGGTTGA